The sequence below is a genomic window from Ficedula albicollis isolate OC2 chromosome 2, FicAlb1.5, whole genome shotgun sequence.
CCAGGCCTCAGCTTTAAGGAATGGGCAGCTAGCAAACGCAGGTAAAGATACTGCAGAATCTATTTGAGAATCCTAGTTGCTATAAAAATCTAGATAACTGGAAAATACTCAAACTTCACCATTCACAGGAGGGCTTCTTGTTTAGTTTATTAAATTGCCTAATGGCACTGGAAATTCTTCTGCTGTGTGTACtctgatggaaaaaaactgGACGATGGTCAGGCAGAACAATTGCTCCTGAGTTCACTGAAGGCAAATGTACAGGCAGTGGTGTgttccagcagcatttcagaaagagGCAGTTACTGAAAGCAGTTCTGATCAGAGGTGAGGGAAGATGGAGGAAGGAATTTCAAATCCACTGAAGGAAGTATTGCAAGTTCCTCTTTCAACACCAGTGCAGCTGAAGTTGCTGCGCACACCAGCTTTCTTGCAATTCAGGAAGTTGTATATTTCAGCATTTGCTTTTAGAGACAAAGCTGCAGCATCTGAAAtctatgaattttaattttaagagaataattcagtatttcagtgttAATTTGTAGCAATAAGTTTCTTGAAAAAACTTGAGAAGAAAAGTTACTCTTGTGCAAGGTCACTGGTTCTACTTCAGTTCCTAAAGGTCTGTGTCAGCAGATGAACCTAGGAACACTCTTCATGagctttttctaaaattttaattttttttacttttttctagCAAAATTAAAGGAAGTTTGTTTTGTACTGTGTATGGGAAAAGAAGAAGTAGAGTTACTTGAGCATATGTCTTTAAGGGCAGACTGTTACTCATTTCAGGACAGCCCTTGAAGTGAGGAAACTGTAGCTTTGTTCTTTAATCCCTTTCTTAGATAACCACAGCAATCTTGCCTCCTTATTAACTGAAATCCCATAAGCTGCTTATTATCTGAAGCTATGTATTATAGTTTTCAACAATGCTGAAACCAGAAATGCTGACCTGTTACACTGCAATTAAACAAGCTTATCTAAAATGATTGATGATAATGTAAAATACTAGTTATGTAGGACCATTTCCTAAGTTTCCTTGCAAGAGGTGTAACACTGTCACATTATTCTCTTCCAATAAATATCTCATGAGGATTTTCAGAGTAGTAACTTGAGCATTTAAAAGAACATGTGCTATTATCTTGTTAGTCTAAGAAAAATTTTAGcttgtaaatataattttaagtgTAAATTAGTGGCAATCCATATGTTCACTACAGTTTGTTTTGCCTTCTTGCAGTAGGTAGAGCTTACTTCTAAAGAAGAAGCAAAATTCATGCAACTGTTCCAAATAATTACACTGTCAGCTATTTTTCTTATAAATGAGACTGCAGTTATCACGAGAAAAGCACAGATGTAATAGCAGGGTTGCagtgcaaaaatgtttttttattgaGCACTTGAACCTCACAGTCCTGTTTACATGGTTGCATTAACACTCTGTGTCATGTTTGCTTTGCTCATTCATGTGATACGGAGCTACTTCATTTGATACTTCATGAACTTAACCATACCCAAGGGAGAGGTCTTTTGTAAAGTATAATGAACATTTAGTTCCAGTAACATATTGAACCTAGAGTTTCAAATTTAGCACTTAACTATGACATTTAATTAATTAGATAGTAAGTAAGTGTATTCTCACTGGGTACAATTTTAGCCAAGACTGTATTGTTGATAGTTGTGATGTTAAACTTTGTAAAAACTTCCATACCGAGCTGCTGTAATAGACCAGAGCTTTTAACCTAATTTGTTAATCACCACAGCAATTTACATTGTATAAagacttaaaaatatatttaaaaagttaGCTGGTCTTGTGTATCAGGAAACAAGAGAACAGATAAATCAAATGCCTTTAAAGATGCTGAACCCAGTGCCATTTACACTGAGCAGATTCAGTCCTCATAAATTTGACCTGTCATGTGCTATGTCATATCTCATATTCAAATTACCAGTAAGGTCTATTTATTAACTGGAACCattcaattttctttcagaaatataaaGAGTGATCGAGTAATGCCAGAAGAAATAGCTTGTTATTATAAACACTATGTTAAAGTCATGGGCCTCCAAAAGAATTTCAGAGACAATGTTTACATAACATCAGTGTCCAGGCTTTACCGAGAAAAGGATGATGAGGATAGAAGTGACCAAAATGAAGATATTTCAACACAACATTTGGAAATGGAAGATGGACAGAAATCACTTATTAAGAGAAACTGGGAAGTCAGAGGATATCAGCGAGCAACAGATGGTTCTCATGTGCCCTTCTGCCTCTTTGCTGAGAATGTGGCTCTTGCAACTGGAACCTTTGATTCTCCTGGCCGACTGCAAGTAGAGGGAGAAGACTTTCCTTTTGTCCTCCATTCCATGTCTGACTTCGGAGCTGCAATCAGCAAAGGAAAGTTACGTGGGAAGGCAGACCCTGTGTTGATTGTGGGTGCTGGACTAACAGCAGCTGATGCAGTGCTATGTGCCTATAACAACAACATCCCAGTAGTCCATGTGTTTCGTAGAAGAGTTACCGATACAAGCCTAATTTTCAAACAGTTACCTAAAAAGCTTTACCCTGAATACCATAAGGTCTATCATATGATGTGTACTCAGTCTCATACTGTGGACTCTAATCAACATTCTGCTTACACTAGTTTTCCTGAACACAATGTACTTTCCTTCAAGCCTGAAATGAAATGTGTCCTTCAGAGTGCCTCCGGACTGAAGAAAATCTTGAAGTTTTCTGTAGCCTTAGTTCTCATAGGTTCTCATccaaatcttttctttttaaaggacCAAGGACATAGCATAGGTCATCACTCTAATCAGCCCATCACATGCAAGGGGAATCCTATAGAGATTGATCCATACACTTACGAATGCACTAAAGAAGCCAACCTCTTCGCTTTAGGGCCTCTGGTGGGAGACAACTTTGTACGGTTTTTAAAAGGAGGTGCACTGGGCATTGCACGATGCTTGGCAATAAGACAAAAGAAGAAACACGAATTGATTGAAAGTGGGGATGGAGGAGGTGATGGGGTACCATAAATGAGACATTAGAAACTCTCACATCCGGGATTTCAGATGTAGTCTTAACAGAAAACTCACTGGCAGCAAAAGTTGATAGCAGTCACATTTCTGTTGTATACAAGTAACCTGCGCTTGTATTGCTTGGTAAAGGATGCTGATATTACGATACTCgactctttaaaaatacaaatatttcaacTGATGTCAACTGGAATTGCTTCcagataaacagaaaatgagactAACTTATCTTGGCCTGCCTGTCTGTCATCTCTTGCTCAACTACAAGAGCAGACTTTGTCTGTCAAAGGCAATGCCTGCCAGAGTGGGTTTACATTTAAGTGTCAAATGTGACAGAAGTACTCTTACCATGAAATTTAAATAACTTCTAAAAGCAGAAAGCTTGTTTGGTACGAAGGGGTTCTTTGTCCCAAAGCAAATACGGAGCCTTCTGCTTGAAAcaaggattttatttatttgccacAGTAATACTTGGAATGAGCACTTAGTAAAATGGTTTCTACTGTAAGAAGGACTTCTGTAAGCAAGAAGTAATCCTCAACggtttaaaattattctggtAATTGGAATAAAAGAATAAGCATTCCAATTTACTCTTTAACGATTTGACCCAATCCATTAATGTTTCTTCACACTATGCCTAGAGTTGGGTGAGTGCACAAAGACTAACATGACATGTTCCCCTACAGTGATATGTACATTTCTGAGAATACACATTAACATAAACAATAAAGTACTGATGTAAGTGCTCTTATTACAGTGTCAATATCATGAATATCTAGTATACTATTGAAAAATTAAGTACATGAGAGAATTAAGGTGTTTTTGCTTGCAAGCTCAGGAAGATTGAATGGGATCACTTGGCTGATGAAGGTGGGGTGGGTGATAGATATTCTCATCTCCCATTTGACCaaaaattgttgttttttttttttcctagagcaGTGCAtgataattaaatattttagccTGCAGTTTTTGAAACTTAAGGAAAACTTATATCTTACAGCCAGCTAAAAAATAAGCCAATCTCAAAACAAACATGCAATAGTTCCTTTAAATCTTAAAGCTTCTAATGAAAGACAAAGACAACTTGTATCTACCTCTGAATCCACATTTCATCTTTCTGCTTCATAATGTAAGACCTAGATTTCATTTGCTGGGTTTTACAGTAGTTAGTTTACCTGAACACAGTCGTAAGTTATTTACCATAGTGAGGTAAAGTTAGGAAAATGAACTTAGAATagacaaaaatgtttttttaccAAATGTTTTAATTCAGGTCCAATGTGATGGAAAAgatgttctttttctgttagggttttttttgtgttaaagaATGCCGTGTTAATTTCAAGTTTTCTGTTTGCATGATTAAAAATCTCCATATtagaacagctttaaaaaaaaatttaaaaagttaagCTTTGTGAGTGGTTGCTGGTTTCCCAGCTGTCTTAACTTTCATGAGTGGCAGATTGCTATAGTCAATAAATGCCTGTTTTCTGTGCCTATTTAATTACATGGTTCTGTGGCTACTGCAAGTCATTATGCATCTGAGTAAGTTATTCAGATTTTTGACATAAAAGTTGAAAAGGTAAAGGACACAAGGattaaaattactattttcagTGGAAGTCCAAAATAATTTACGAAATTAtgctactactactaataaatTTTACGCTAGAGCCACTTAACAGCATAAACACAAACAAAGGAGCATTTCTGTCAATTTCTGCATTGCCCACATGGTTGGCTTTAGCCATGCATTGTCAGTACTAGTTAAGGTACTTTTTTATACTGATATTGAGCTGATTTTAATTCCACTAAAATCTAGGcttgttttcttcatattttaattGAGATTCTACAATTTGCCTTTTCTGGCAGAAACTATGTATATAGAAACTAATTCTAAACCTGTGATACCTTATAATTTTAACTGTTATAAGTGCTAAATACTTGATTATAGATTTGTATTGCAGTTAAGTTATTGAGAATACATCTGCACTGTGATTAAATTCCTGCAGTTTTGTATCAATATAAATGCCTAAATATAACATATGGCATGTTactgttttttcatttgtcacaggagacatttaaaataccatcagaaaaaatatttacttagcAGTTATTTTgcaaaaagggggaaaaaacctttaGGCCCTTTTCtagcctcagctgctgcagctacTCATGATCTCTGTGCGTTGTAGTGACAATTTTGTAGCAGAGATCTTTGATCTATTATTACACAAGTATCTTTCATTGCAATCTTACAGCACCTTGAGGTTtaactgctttaatttttcatcaaTCTTGCCAGTATTTTTGAGATAAATGTTGCATGTGAGATCCCCTAGTTGGACAGAGAAATCTCTGTAGTCATGTTTATTAAgcacatataaaaatacttttttcaatCAAAGCTTCGCTAAAAGATCATCTTGTGTCTTCTAGGAATTGCTAGATTTAAAGTTGTAGCTAGACTTCTTCATTTTCACCTTTCTGATTTTGGGAGAAATTTGTTTCTCTCTTGTTTAGTATTTTGAGGAACTAGGTGATAGAAAAGTTCAGGCTTTGCCTTAAGATAGCTTTACCTATAGCACTGCATTTATTGTGAATTAGATGTTGGCACTGAGTAGTTGTCTTTTGGGGAAACACCTTGtttctcagattaaaaaaaaacccaagcattTGAATTTCATGTGTAATATAATAATTTGCAGAAGGGAGATTGTTTCTTTCAGCTCTTCTTTCATTGCAAAGGATAAACTTTTAAACATCATGGAATTTAAAAGAATACTTAGTACTTAAGATTTATCAGTAAAATGCAGACAGGAAGAACATAATTTTTAGCTGAAGTAAgttaatttggatttatttgtAAAGCTGTGTTAACCCATACTATGTATTTTCTAATAGGCTAgtggaaaaacagcttttacatttggatttggtttttaaTGTTGTGAATGTGTCTCCTAGTTAAATTATTGCTAAGAGTGTTTCAAGTAGTATCCAGATTCTGAACTGGGAGTAAGATTTCTCCTTCTAGATTTTCCTAACAATCAGTGCCTCTTCTGACTGAATTGTGCTTAAAACTTTTTCCACAAAGGAGTAAGCCTAAGTTTCACCCAAGTGAGTAACCACAGGAATCCTTTCTGCAAGGAATCCAGAGAGAGTGGTGACAACAACACTGGATTCTTCTCTCTCTTAGGAAGGTGCTTTGTCGTGGACTAGGAGCCTGGGTGTGCCAGTGACTGCATGAAAAAGTATGAAAGAAGCAGTGGTTATAAACTGAGAAAGGGATATCAAAGTGtatcccacagctgcaggtcCCTAGTCCTCAGCACTTAGGGAATTGGTGGGGtattcttatattttatttctggccTGGTAGATGTAGGCaacttctttttaataatttcatagaGTGATGTTTgtataatgaaaaatactaattttgttGAAGGAGGTGGCTGTAGCTTCTTTCACAGCTCAAGAACTGAAAAGAAGGCTAGAGCAAGAAATCCAGAGTATTTACTCAAAGCTGGAGGAAGTCAAACTAAAACCTTAACTTTGAGACAGGCCTGACCTGCATACCCAGTTGAAAGAAAAGACCATTTTTAAGCCAAATGCTCTTAAAAGAGAATGAAAGGGAGTAAAATTTGCAAACCTGTAGGGAGTCATTGCTGCTGACAAGTGATGGCCAGTGAGGAATGATGGGAGGAAAGCTGTGAAGAAGGTGTGCCGTATGAAGTGCAGACGTACAGGTGCTGAGGTGCCTCTGCACAGCATCAATAGGCCGGGGATGTTCCATCCTCCTGGGTGGATCTGGGTCTGTGACAAGAGCTCTGCATGGGACTGTTCATCCAACACCTGCTGGGTATTTGTAACTGGAATTAACTCAAGTACATAGAATGCAACACGTATGAGAAATTGTCTGTGCTGACTAAGCTGTAGGACCAGATCAGCAACGTGGTGTGGCAAGAGATAAGGTTTTGTTACTCTGCTACTGTATTTTCTACCTCTGAAAAGCAAGCAGGTATCTTCATGTAAGAGCAGGATCTGGGCTGTACAGTGCTCCCAGACATTTCTAAACAGGAAAAGGTAGCACACATATGCCTTAAAGGCAGCTGATTTTATTATCATCCATATAGTCATAATTCAATTTTGAGTAAGTTAGGGAaccaaaaatgccaaaatgtTCATACTGttacattttaatttagatAGTGCATTAGAACTTTACAATAACAATGTTCTGTCATAATTTTTGGATTCTTATTTTAGGTGAGAGCAAGATGGGAGCATTCAATGGATGTAAGAGCTTTTTGTACAAatatttcccccattttcccttGCCCAACctgaaagaaaagttttgttttgtttgaaataacTGTAGCACTCGATTTTACTTAGCAGAAAGAATGGAAATTGAAGCATCTTTGACAGAAAAGGCTTTGGTGACAATAGGGGTACAAACCTGAAGTGACGAATTATAAACAGctctttttctgaaacagagtGTATTTTTGGGAATATGGTACACTGGGActtttagtttaatttatttttgaagcttGAATTACACGGAGAATTGTGTGGTCAAGGATGAATTTGGTGTAAGGAGCAAGGATTATGGGCATGAGGAAAAGCATTTCTAGTATTTCATAGCTATAGTGAATCTAAGCACTGTTTTAGAGATGGTTTTGTCTTTGTAGACACTAGAGCACTTCAGCTCAAGCACACCTTGAACTTGagtttatattatatatttatattatctGCATGTTAGGTCATTTTCTAACTGATAAATTTGTACTTTCATAAAGTTGGAATCATAATCCAAAAAATTTCAATCATAAACCAACTCTTAAAATCTAGGTGTAATCAGCAGTCGTCAAAACCAGGAAACAACTTGTTCTGGAGATTAAGTAACTCTAATTTGCAACTTCTTCCTCCATCTGTTTATTCTGAGATCACTGGCAATGTGTAAGTACCAGCCTACAACTGTATGTCCCCTTGACACCTTCTGTAGACTTAAATGCcagcataaagaaaattaacagctAGGTTTGCTATGTATTCACAAAATACTATAGATTCCTGGcatttttaggttgtttttaAACTAGATATACAAATATTGTCCATCAGTTTGGATGCTAGGACCAGCTGCTACATGAACAGTGAGATATTGTTCAAGAACTGATCCTGCTGCCTTTCATCTCCCTGGCACAATTTACTGAGTCAGTACTCAGACCTTGCCCATTTCTCTGTTAGACCTGGTATGCTGGTTGTATGCTGGAATTCCAGTTTGAAATTACATAAAGGACTATATTAATCTGCCTGTATGTTTGTTCACACACAATGCACCTGGACTTGGAGATACTGTGTAAATATCATTTCTTTGTGTGTGGCAGTGCCTGCTCTCATCTTTCGCTGCAGTATGCTTGcatcatacttttttttttttaagatgagcAATGTAAACACATACAGAGCATTTTCTGTAAGCAACTTGTGAGCAAAACCTCTCTTTTGATTAGACAATAAATATTCCTGAGGTTTGCATCCCAGGCTTGTTTTATCTTACTGTGTGAAAACTGATTAATAGACTGAAggcaaaaaatttaaaatagtgtGACCTAGAAATcagttattttgattttgtgaaGTAGGGAACTCAAGTCAAATGAAAGATCAAACTGTGGAGGAAAAGGCATTCAGAGACCTGCAGTGTTCAGTACGAGGGAGAAGGTGTTGTTTTGCATGGATCTGGTGCTGAAACCAGTGACTGACAGAGATTCCAGTAgtaaaagctgcagcagagcagtacGGGCAGAGC
It includes:
- the OSGIN2 gene encoding oxidative stress-induced growth inhibitor 2, coding for MPLIEETVLPGDSLLTLPVVIIGNGPSGICLSYLLSGYRPYLSPEAIHPNPILHTKLEEARHLSIVDQDLEYLSEGLEGRSSNPVAVLFDTLLHPDADFGYDYPPVLHWKLEQHNYIPHIVLGKGPPGGAWHSMEGSMLTISFGDWMELPGLSFKEWAASKRRNIKSDRVMPEEIACYYKHYVKVMGLQKNFRDNVYITSVSRLYREKDDEDRSDQNEDISTQHLEMEDGQKSLIKRNWEVRGYQRATDGSHVPFCLFAENVALATGTFDSPGRLQVEGEDFPFVLHSMSDFGAAISKGKLRGKADPVLIVGAGLTAADAVLCAYNNNIPVVHVFRRRVTDTSLIFKQLPKKLYPEYHKVYHMMCTQSHTVDSNQHSAYTSFPEHNVLSFKPEMKCVLQSASGLKKILKFSVALVLIGSHPNLFFLKDQGHSIGHHSNQPITCKGNPIEIDPYTYECTKEANLFALGPLVGDNFVRFLKGGALGIARCLAIRQKKKHELIESGDGGGDGVP